One genomic segment of Ignavibacteriota bacterium includes these proteins:
- a CDS encoding SCO family protein, translating into MKLNLMLIFIIIFLVLISCKAGLEELEDLNKHSYSLFNQDSLEIKFPKIINEKIAVVGYIFSNCVDVCPLTTNNMRLIQEELNKQKIQNVEFISISFDPDVDKPSVLKSFAKVRDLNLANWHFLTGSKDVIDSLMKNVGMVIIKSDSTVYENGLKTYYYVHTDRIQLIDQKGIVRRNYIGSKINILEIVNDIKSLSNK; encoded by the coding sequence ATGAAACTAAATTTAATGTTGATATTTATTATAATTTTTTTAGTGTTAATATCTTGCAAAGCCGGTTTAGAGGAACTTGAAGATTTAAACAAACATTCCTATTCTTTATTCAATCAAGACAGTCTCGAAATTAAATTTCCTAAAATTATTAATGAAAAAATTGCGGTTGTTGGTTACATTTTTTCTAACTGCGTTGATGTTTGTCCATTAACAACAAACAACATGCGTTTAATTCAAGAGGAATTAAATAAACAGAAAATTCAAAATGTAGAATTCATTTCAATCAGTTTTGATCCTGATGTTGATAAACCTTCCGTACTTAAAAGTTTTGCAAAAGTTAGAGATTTAAATTTGGCTAACTGGCACTTTTTAACCGGCTCAAAAGATGTTATTGATTCTTTAATGAAAAATGTTGGAATGGTAATTATCAAATCGGATTCTACAGTTTATGAAAACGGATTAAAAACTTATTACTATGTTCACACGGATAGAATTCAGTTAATTGACCAAAAAGGAATTGTACGAAGAAATTATATCGGAAGTAAAATTAATATTCTTGAAATTGTAAATGATATAAAATCCTTATCAAATAAATAA
- a CDS encoding BrnT family toxin yields MKNSTFEWDDLKNLINEEKHGLSFEKAQFAFSDPQRVIAEDIEHSKIEKRYYCFGKINNEIVTVRFTLRKNKIRIIGAGYWRKGKQIYEKENKI; encoded by the coding sequence ATAAAAAATTCTACTTTTGAATGGGATGATTTAAAAAATTTAATTAATGAAGAAAAACATGGTTTGAGTTTTGAAAAAGCTCAATTTGCTTTTTCTGATCCTCAAAGAGTAATTGCAGAAGATATTGAACATAGTAAAATTGAAAAGAGATATTATTGTTTTGGTAAAATAAATAATGAAATTGTTACGGTAAGATTTACTTTAAGAAAAAATAAAATAAGAATTATTGGCGCTGGTTATTGGAGAAAGGGGAAACAAATTTATGAAAAAGAAAATAAAATATAG
- a CDS encoding CopG family transcriptional regulator, translated as MKKKIKYSDEQLGEILIVKDFLPKPEDLVYKEETIKITLNLSKSSIEFFKQIAKKHGSQYQKVIRNLLDNYTSHYSN; from the coding sequence ATGAAAAAGAAAATAAAATATAGTGATGAACAACTTGGTGAAATACTAATTGTAAAGGATTTTTTACCTAAACCGGAAGATTTAGTTTACAAGGAAGAAACTATAAAAATTACACTGAATCTGAGTAAGTCAAGTATTGAGTTTTTTAAACAAATTGCTAAAAAACATGGCAGCCAATATCAAAAAGTTATTAGAAATTTACTTGATAATTATACCTCCCATTATTCAAATTAG
- a CDS encoding sulfite exporter TauE/SafE family protein: MGPEVLGGFLIGFLGSFHCVGMCGPIVLALPTGNSSNFILIISRILYNIGRVITYTFFGAVFGFFGRGITFVGFQQFATIAIGISILLYYLLPNKFKGKLSSTYPYQFLSNFVKGSFKKLTKSGSPFSLLIFGILNGFLPCGFVYVALAGAITTGNALSGAIFMALFGLGTTPIMLGTALVGKFISINVKRKMNKLIPVFAIILAVIFILRGLNLNIDYISPKLSNDALQNAEYCEPDELPSSNK, translated from the coding sequence ATGGGTCCAGAAGTTTTAGGCGGTTTTTTAATTGGCTTTTTAGGTAGTTTCCATTGTGTGGGAATGTGCGGACCAATAGTATTAGCTTTGCCAACCGGAAATTCTTCAAATTTTATTTTAATTATTAGCCGAATACTTTATAATATTGGTCGAGTAATTACGTACACATTTTTTGGAGCTGTATTCGGATTTTTTGGAAGAGGAATTACTTTTGTTGGATTTCAACAATTTGCAACAATCGCAATCGGAATTTCAATTTTACTTTATTATTTGTTACCGAATAAATTTAAAGGAAAATTATCTTCAACTTATCCTTATCAATTCTTAAGCAATTTTGTAAAAGGTTCATTTAAAAAATTAACAAAATCCGGTTCTCCATTTTCACTTTTAATTTTTGGAATTTTAAATGGATTTCTGCCTTGCGGATTTGTTTATGTTGCGTTGGCTGGAGCAATTACAACCGGCAATGCATTATCCGGAGCAATATTTATGGCACTTTTTGGCTTAGGCACAACTCCAATAATGTTGGGAACTGCTTTAGTTGGAAAATTTATCAGCATAAATGTAAAACGAAAAATGAATAAATTAATTCCTGTATTTGCAATAATTTTAGCAGTTATTTTTATACTTAGAGGTTTAAATTTAAACATTGATTATATTAGTCCAAAATTATCTAATGATGCATTGCAAAATGCAGAATATTGTGAACCCGATGAACTACCATCCTCGAATAAATAA
- a CDS encoding ABC transporter ATP-binding protein, with the protein MIELKNINKIYNIGKADEHHVLKNISLKVGKNNFTILRGPSGSGKSTILSIVGGLIKPTNGEVFVDQKSIAKLPDKFSSLLRQEKIGFIFQKFNLISDLSAFDNIVAPLIPSKLHKSEIEKRAEEILNDFSIIEKNNVLVKKLSGGEQQRVAIARALINQPKIILADEPTANLDEKLSHNFVDIIRRLKEKGITILLASHDPIFYNLDFVDEIIDIHLGEIR; encoded by the coding sequence TTGATTGAACTAAAGAACATAAATAAAATTTATAATATTGGAAAAGCAGATGAGCATCATGTTCTGAAAAATATTTCTCTAAAAGTTGGAAAAAATAATTTTACAATTTTGCGTGGACCAAGCGGGAGCGGCAAAAGCACAATTTTATCAATTGTCGGCGGATTAATTAAACCAACAAACGGCGAAGTTTTTGTTGATCAAAAATCAATTGCAAAGCTTCCGGATAAATTTTCTTCTTTGTTGCGACAAGAAAAAATTGGTTTCATATTTCAAAAATTTAATCTCATTTCAGATCTTAGTGCGTTTGATAATATTGTAGCTCCATTAATTCCAAGCAAATTGCATAAATCAGAAATTGAAAAAAGAGCAGAAGAAATATTAAATGATTTTTCTATTATCGAAAAAAACAATGTTCTGGTAAAAAAATTATCCGGAGGAGAACAGCAAAGAGTTGCAATTGCAAGAGCATTAATTAATCAACCGAAAATTATTTTAGCAGATGAACCAACCGCAAATTTAGATGAAAAGCTTTCTCATAATTTTGTTGATATAATTAGAAGGTTAAAAGAAAAAGGTATTACAATTCTTTTAGCAAGTCATGATCCTATATTTTACAATTTGGATTTTGTTGATGAAATCATCGATATTCATTTGGGTGAAATTAGATGA